Proteins encoded together in one Neobacillus sp. FSL H8-0543 window:
- a CDS encoding ABC transporter substrate-binding protein: protein MKKLISIAAVSMMSIGILAGCTMGSDTKEDSKTKTAATKEELKPFGKYEETVTYTIGKATPGIPKLPQGDTYEDNAYTRYLKETLNIQNEDKFEAQSGDNYNQKVSMAIASDDIPDIMSVDAATLRQLVDNDMVADLTSVYESSASDRLKEKYDSYDGRALDAATFDGKLMALPTTQNANNPTMLWLRKDWLDKLGLEEPKTVDDMEKILTEFVQKDPGGNGEGNTIGLAISSAIGGLYGSLFVADNIFATYNSFPRQWIEEDGKVVYGSITEETKKGLGKLADWYKKGLIDPQLAVRKSIEDTIINGQTGAYFGPWWTPDYPLNSAKQKNADIDWQPYIISEDGSGVITAYTQNPASEFYVVKKGFEHPELLPKLASVLNDKLVYEDYDYEPILDFNKNGFDGGKPLNILINYNDATAQMYKDLKATVDGEKDPQTLSIDDRASFEKITGYLADPAKADANQWSGYMSRMVAGKLMADTKINDVNPVFFGQTKSMKLKWANLVKLEDEAFLKIVTGQKDLNYFDEFVATWKKTGGSDITKEVTEAIKEK from the coding sequence ATGAAGAAATTAATATCAATCGCTGCTGTATCGATGATGTCCATAGGTATCTTGGCAGGATGTACAATGGGATCCGACACTAAAGAAGATTCAAAAACAAAAACGGCAGCAACGAAGGAAGAACTAAAACCTTTCGGGAAATATGAAGAAACGGTTACTTATACTATTGGGAAGGCAACTCCGGGAATTCCAAAATTGCCTCAGGGGGATACGTATGAGGACAATGCGTATACAAGATATTTAAAAGAAACGCTTAATATTCAGAATGAAGATAAGTTTGAAGCTCAATCAGGGGATAACTACAATCAAAAAGTCTCGATGGCAATAGCATCAGATGATATACCAGACATTATGTCGGTGGATGCTGCAACATTACGCCAATTGGTTGATAATGACATGGTTGCAGACTTGACGAGCGTATATGAATCAAGTGCTTCTGATCGTTTGAAAGAAAAGTATGATTCTTACGACGGACGTGCATTGGATGCGGCCACATTTGATGGTAAGCTAATGGCTTTACCAACTACACAAAACGCAAATAACCCAACGATGCTTTGGCTGCGTAAAGATTGGTTGGACAAGCTTGGCTTAGAGGAACCTAAGACTGTTGATGATATGGAAAAAATCTTAACAGAATTTGTTCAAAAAGATCCAGGTGGCAATGGTGAGGGAAATACGATAGGTTTAGCTATTTCTAGTGCTATTGGCGGGTTATACGGATCACTTTTCGTAGCGGATAATATCTTTGCCACTTATAATTCTTTCCCTCGTCAATGGATTGAAGAAGATGGTAAAGTTGTTTATGGCTCTATTACTGAGGAAACGAAAAAAGGATTAGGAAAATTAGCTGATTGGTACAAAAAAGGACTGATCGATCCACAACTTGCTGTACGGAAGAGTATTGAAGATACGATAATTAATGGTCAAACTGGAGCTTATTTTGGTCCTTGGTGGACACCTGACTATCCATTAAATTCTGCGAAACAGAAGAATGCGGATATTGATTGGCAGCCATATATCATCTCGGAAGATGGCAGTGGTGTAATCACGGCTTATACACAAAATCCAGCTTCTGAATTCTATGTTGTGAAGAAAGGGTTTGAACATCCAGAATTACTGCCAAAATTGGCAAGTGTCCTAAATGATAAACTAGTTTATGAGGATTATGATTATGAACCAATTTTAGATTTTAATAAAAATGGTTTTGATGGTGGTAAACCGTTGAATATTTTGATTAACTATAATGATGCAACCGCACAAATGTATAAGGATCTTAAAGCAACCGTTGATGGTGAAAAGGATCCGCAGACATTATCGATTGATGATAGAGCATCTTTCGAAAAAATCACTGGTTATTTAGCAGATCCAGCAAAGGCAGATGCTAACCAATGGAGTGGCTATATGTCTAGAATGGTAGCTGGTAAGTTGATGGCTGATACGAAGATTAATGATGTAAACCCAGTTTTCTTTGGTCAAACTAAAAGCATGAAGCTGAAATGGGCAAACTTGGTTAAATTAGAAGATGAAGCCTTCTTGAAAATTGTGACAGGTCAAAAGGACTTAAATTATTTCGACGAGTTTGTTGCTACTTGGAAGAAAACAGGTGGCAGTGATATTACTAAAGAAGTAACTGAAGCAATTAAAGAAAAATAA
- a CDS encoding Gfo/Idh/MocA family oxidoreductase has product MARIYHLVIVGYGGMGSYHAKLLKEHQQIRVVGTIDVLEEKREASLADGYKVYESLTAVLSDPSVDIVLIATPNDVHKEIAITALNAKKHVICEKPVTIYSEDLEDIMRVAEENDCQFIVHQNRRWDKDFLTIKKIYDDQLIGNVFHIESRVHGANGIPGDWRHLKAQGGGMLLDWGVHLLDQLLFMIDSRITSVHANLSFVLGDEVDDGFQAFLTFENGCTALVEVGTTNFIQLPRWYVKGTRGTSIINDWSISGKIVTQNLGVEVVAPKPIQAGQGLTKTMAPPSETAIITSNLPEIESTIESFYDNVVSVITEKAEPVVKNTEVLRVLQLIETIFKAAEKNEVIKDFDQYK; this is encoded by the coding sequence ATGGCTAGAATTTATCATTTAGTTATTGTTGGCTATGGAGGTATGGGGAGCTATCATGCGAAATTACTTAAGGAACATCAACAAATAAGGGTCGTTGGAACTATTGATGTTCTGGAGGAAAAACGTGAAGCTTCGTTAGCAGATGGATATAAAGTGTATGAAAGTTTAACGGCTGTTTTATCTGATCCGTCCGTTGATATCGTCCTAATTGCAACACCTAACGATGTTCATAAAGAAATAGCCATCACTGCTTTAAACGCTAAGAAGCATGTCATTTGTGAAAAACCAGTAACAATATATAGCGAAGATTTAGAAGATATCATGCGTGTGGCAGAAGAGAATGACTGTCAATTTATTGTCCATCAAAATCGAAGATGGGATAAAGACTTTTTAACGATAAAGAAAATATACGATGACCAGCTTATTGGAAATGTATTTCATATAGAATCGCGCGTACATGGAGCCAATGGAATCCCGGGAGATTGGCGTCATTTGAAAGCACAGGGTGGAGGAATGCTCCTAGACTGGGGTGTCCATTTATTGGATCAATTGCTGTTTATGATTGACAGTAGAATAACAAGTGTTCACGCAAATTTAAGTTTTGTATTAGGTGATGAAGTCGATGACGGTTTTCAAGCATTCCTCACCTTTGAAAACGGCTGTACAGCTTTAGTTGAAGTTGGGACAACCAATTTTATCCAATTGCCAAGATGGTATGTAAAAGGGACAAGGGGGACTTCAATTATCAATGATTGGAGCATTTCCGGGAAAATTGTTACCCAAAACCTGGGTGTGGAGGTAGTTGCCCCAAAACCAATTCAAGCTGGACAAGGTTTAACGAAAACGATGGCACCACCGTCCGAAACAGCTATCATCACATCTAATTTACCAGAAATTGAATCAACCATAGAAAGCTTTTACGATAACGTGGTCTCAGTGATTACGGAAAAAGCTGAACCTGTTGTTAAAAATACGGAAGTGTTACGTGTTTTACAATTGATTGAAACGATTTTTAAAGCAGCAGAAAAGAATGAAGTCATAAAAGATTTTGATCAGTACAAATAA
- a CDS encoding sigma-70 family RNA polymerase sigma factor: protein MNKNHKAFPLKRKDRQYPKIIDYQQTRCKKLATNLLLAYKHLVDSTARKLSRSRPEFYDDLFQVGQMSLLRSLERYDQGHGSSFETYARTGMMGSMMNYLRDKAWISPMPRWMKEKSIQVQRVIDDLMVKQERPPSISEIVHHSNLPEEVTMEVLAGQASFQVTSLDAPMSGEVQVDFQVADVIGTEAKEYQEVETRMDVSQAWSYLSEKEKQVVHLSFFEEASQRTIAIRLGISQMTVNRTLKRALEKLKQGLYEPVPSI from the coding sequence ATGAATAAAAATCATAAGGCATTTCCCCTGAAGCGAAAGGACAGGCAATACCCGAAAATTATAGACTATCAACAGACGAGGTGTAAAAAGTTAGCTACCAATCTACTCCTGGCGTACAAGCATTTGGTAGATTCTACGGCGCGAAAATTATCACGTAGTCGTCCTGAGTTTTATGATGATTTGTTTCAGGTTGGACAAATGTCCCTGTTACGGTCGCTTGAGAGATATGATCAAGGTCATGGATCCTCCTTTGAAACGTATGCAAGGACTGGCATGATGGGTTCTATGATGAATTATTTGCGGGATAAAGCGTGGATTTCGCCAATGCCAAGATGGATGAAAGAAAAATCAATTCAAGTTCAGCGAGTGATTGACGATTTAATGGTGAAACAAGAAAGACCACCTAGTATTTCGGAGATTGTCCATCACTCCAACCTGCCTGAGGAAGTAACAATGGAGGTTCTTGCTGGACAAGCTAGCTTTCAAGTTACCTCGCTCGATGCACCGATGAGCGGTGAGGTACAGGTTGATTTTCAGGTGGCGGACGTAATCGGAACTGAAGCAAAGGAGTATCAAGAGGTTGAGACTCGCATGGATGTAAGCCAAGCATGGTCTTATCTGAGTGAAAAGGAAAAGCAGGTTGTCCACCTGAGTTTCTTTGAAGAGGCTTCCCAGCGGACAATTGCTATACGATTAGGGATCTCACAAATGACTGTTAATCGAACACTAAAACGAGCATTAGAAAAATTGAAACAAGGGCTTTATGAGCCCGTTCCTTCGATATAG
- a CDS encoding ABC transporter permease subunit yields the protein MKKKKKRGGQLEYHLMMAPGMIFLIIFSFVPMFGIIMAFQDYSPAKGILGSDWVGFDNFTYMLQIPDSMKILRNTLVIAVGKIIFGTLVPIVFALLLNEIRLKWAKKSIQTIVYLPNFLSWAVLAAVFINMFDFHGPINNFLQALGHDPIMFLGSNDWFRSIIVSTDVWKGFGYGAIVYLAALTGIDPGQYEAASIDGANRFNKLVHVTLPGILPTIMLITALNLGNILNAGFDQIFALYNPIVYETGDVIDTYVYRVGLLGQQYSFATAIGLLKSVVACILILSANELSKKLTNMRIF from the coding sequence ATGAAGAAAAAGAAAAAACGTGGAGGACAGCTGGAATATCATTTAATGATGGCGCCGGGCATGATTTTTTTGATCATTTTCAGCTTTGTCCCAATGTTTGGTATCATCATGGCGTTCCAAGATTATTCTCCAGCTAAGGGTATTTTAGGATCTGACTGGGTGGGTTTTGACAACTTTACTTACATGCTACAAATCCCGGATAGTATGAAGATACTAAGGAATACACTTGTGATTGCGGTTGGTAAGATTATCTTTGGAACCCTTGTACCCATTGTCTTTGCCTTATTGTTAAATGAAATTAGATTGAAGTGGGCTAAAAAGTCCATTCAAACCATTGTCTACTTGCCTAATTTCTTATCTTGGGCGGTTTTAGCAGCAGTATTTATTAACATGTTTGACTTCCATGGGCCAATAAATAATTTCTTACAGGCACTTGGACATGATCCGATTATGTTCTTAGGTAGTAATGATTGGTTTAGAAGTATCATTGTCTCAACAGACGTATGGAAAGGTTTTGGATATGGTGCAATCGTGTATTTAGCTGCACTGACAGGGATTGACCCAGGACAATATGAGGCAGCCTCGATTGATGGTGCTAATCGTTTCAATAAATTAGTGCATGTAACCTTACCTGGAATTTTGCCAACGATTATGCTGATTACGGCACTCAATTTGGGGAACATTCTGAATGCCGGTTTTGACCAAATCTTTGCACTATATAATCCAATTGTGTATGAAACTGGTGATGTTATTGATACTTATGTTTACCGCGTGGGTTTATTAGGACAACAGTATAGTTTTGCAACGGCAATTGGCTTATTAAAATCTGTGGTAGCTTGTATATTGATTTTATCAGCTAACGAATTATCTAAGAAGCTTACAAACATGCGTATTTTTTAA
- a CDS encoding alpha-glucosidase has protein sequence MKWWQTAVVYQVYPRSFQDSDGDGIGDIKGIIRRLDYLEKLGITAIWLSPVYQSPNDDNGYDISDYQAIMTEFGTMDDMDELIKQADQRNIKIIMDLVVNHTSDEHKWFIESRKSKDNPYRDYYVWRDPVNGEVPNTLKSTFSGSAWEFDEESGQYYLHLFSKKQPDLNWENEKVRQEVWGLMNFWLEKGVGGFRMDVIDLVGKIPDEEITGNGPKLHDYLQEMNRETFGKYDVLTVGETWGATPEIAKLYSDPKRNELSMVFQFEHVSLDQQPGKEKWDLKPLEVNELKQALGKWQTALGNEGWNSLFWNNHDLPRIVSRWGNDTTYRVESAKMFAILLHLMKGTPYIYQGEEIGMTNYPVKDISEVEDIESVNMYHERLANGYEKEDIIASINAKGRDNARTPIQWDNTENAGFTTGTPWLHVNPNYQEINVSANLADSNSIFYCYQKLIQLRKENPIVVWGDFEFVTDVPEQVFMYLRHYEDQTWVVVANIGEEQATIQLPELGQSTEVIISNYERASADFNQLELKPYEAFAVKL, from the coding sequence ATGAAATGGTGGCAAACTGCAGTGGTTTATCAAGTTTACCCGCGCAGTTTTCAAGACAGTGACGGCGATGGTATAGGTGATATAAAAGGGATAATTCGCCGATTAGATTATTTAGAAAAACTGGGGATTACTGCTATTTGGCTTAGCCCTGTGTACCAATCACCGAATGATGATAACGGCTATGATATTAGTGATTATCAAGCAATTATGACGGAATTTGGTACGATGGATGACATGGATGAACTGATTAAACAAGCGGACCAACGAAATATCAAAATTATAATGGATTTAGTTGTTAATCACACCTCAGATGAGCACAAATGGTTTATCGAATCTCGTAAAAGTAAAGACAATCCCTATCGCGACTACTATGTTTGGCGCGATCCTGTAAATGGTGAAGTACCCAATACACTGAAATCAACCTTTAGTGGCTCAGCTTGGGAGTTTGATGAAGAAAGTGGTCAATATTATTTGCATCTTTTCAGTAAAAAACAACCGGACTTAAACTGGGAAAATGAAAAGGTCAGACAAGAAGTCTGGGGATTAATGAATTTCTGGTTGGAAAAAGGTGTTGGCGGGTTTCGGATGGATGTAATCGATTTAGTTGGGAAAATTCCAGATGAAGAAATAACAGGAAATGGGCCCAAATTACATGATTACTTGCAAGAGATGAATCGGGAAACCTTTGGTAAATACGATGTGTTAACAGTTGGCGAAACCTGGGGAGCAACACCGGAAATAGCCAAACTTTATTCTGATCCAAAACGAAACGAGTTATCCATGGTCTTCCAGTTTGAGCATGTTAGTCTGGACCAACAACCTGGAAAAGAAAAATGGGATCTTAAACCGTTAGAGGTGAACGAGTTAAAACAGGCTCTTGGAAAGTGGCAAACAGCCTTAGGCAATGAGGGTTGGAATAGCTTGTTTTGGAACAACCATGATTTACCGAGAATTGTTTCCCGATGGGGAAATGATACAACCTATCGGGTGGAAAGTGCAAAGATGTTTGCCATCTTACTGCACCTGATGAAGGGAACACCTTATATCTATCAAGGGGAAGAAATCGGAATGACCAATTACCCTGTTAAGGATATAAGTGAGGTTGAAGACATTGAAAGTGTGAATATGTACCACGAGCGATTGGCAAACGGTTATGAAAAAGAAGATATTATTGCTTCTATCAATGCCAAAGGGCGTGATAACGCACGTACACCAATCCAATGGGATAATACAGAAAATGCTGGCTTTACAACTGGAACTCCTTGGTTACATGTTAATCCAAATTACCAAGAGATTAATGTGTCAGCTAACCTGGCAGATTCGAATTCAATTTTTTACTGCTATCAGAAATTGATTCAATTAAGAAAAGAAAACCCTATTGTTGTTTGGGGGGACTTTGAATTTGTCACGGATGTACCTGAACAAGTCTTTATGTATTTAAGGCATTATGAAGACCAAACTTGGGTGGTTGTTGCCAACATTGGGGAAGAGCAGGCAACAATACAACTGCCGGAGTTGGGGCAAAGTACCGAGGTGATTATCAGTAATTATGAAAGAGCATCTGCTGACTTTAATCAACTTGAATTAAAACCGTATGAAGCATTCGCTGTGAAGTTATAA
- a CDS encoding Gfo/Idh/MocA family oxidoreductase — protein sequence MEKLRVGVIGCGSIAQHRHIPEYKANKNVELVAVCDINEDRVNEVAAKYQIAAYTNYEELLSSGVVDAVSVCTPNYLHAPISIAALNSGLHVLCEKPMATSKQEAEEMIAAAKDSGKKLMIGHNQRFVPSHQRARQLIASGEIGKIYSFRTAFGHGGPEGWSVEGKESWFFKKEKAFVGAMGDLGVHKTDLLRYLLGEEISEVGSFVETSAKDFATVDDNAVCVLKTESGIIGTLAASWAYVSKEDNSTIIYGEKAILRLEDDPTNSLVVQYANGEVVNYQLGKIQSNEEGGQGNTQVINHFVDAVIHNEEPAVPGVEGMKSLAVILAALQSNETKQIVKVSE from the coding sequence ATGGAAAAATTAAGAGTGGGTGTGATTGGATGTGGCAGTATTGCCCAGCATCGTCATATACCTGAATATAAAGCGAATAAAAATGTAGAGCTAGTTGCTGTTTGTGATATTAATGAAGACCGAGTGAATGAAGTTGCAGCGAAGTACCAAATCGCTGCTTATACAAACTATGAAGAGCTATTGAGTAGTGGAGTGGTAGACGCAGTAAGCGTTTGTACACCTAACTATCTTCATGCCCCGATTTCGATTGCTGCCTTAAATTCAGGGCTTCATGTTCTTTGTGAAAAGCCGATGGCTACTTCAAAACAGGAAGCGGAAGAGATGATTGCAGCGGCTAAGGACAGTGGGAAAAAATTAATGATTGGTCATAATCAGCGCTTTGTACCGTCACACCAAAGAGCACGTCAATTGATTGCTAGCGGGGAAATTGGAAAAATTTATAGTTTCCGAACTGCTTTTGGGCATGGTGGTCCAGAGGGCTGGAGTGTAGAAGGTAAAGAAAGCTGGTTTTTTAAAAAAGAAAAAGCATTCGTTGGTGCAATGGGCGATTTAGGTGTCCATAAGACTGATTTACTAAGGTATTTACTAGGTGAGGAAATTTCCGAAGTGGGTTCCTTTGTGGAAACAAGTGCTAAGGATTTTGCCACTGTTGATGATAATGCGGTATGTGTATTAAAAACAGAAAGCGGTATTATCGGAACACTTGCAGCAAGCTGGGCTTATGTCAGTAAGGAAGATAACTCAACGATCATTTATGGTGAAAAAGCCATTCTTCGTTTAGAGGATGATCCAACGAATTCGCTTGTTGTTCAATATGCTAACGGCGAAGTGGTGAATTACCAGCTTGGGAAAATCCAGTCAAATGAAGAGGGCGGACAAGGTAACACACAAGTGATCAATCATTTTGTGGATGCTGTTATTCATAATGAGGAGCCAGCTGTTCCTGGTGTGGAAGGGATGAAATCACTAGCGGTGATTTTGGCAGCCCTTCAATCTAATGAAACAAAACAAATTGTTAAAGTGAGTGAATGA
- a CDS encoding DUF624 domain-containing protein, translating into MNWFRYSDDLMKGLYNILKLTGIWWLFNVLYAFLGLNLLVAPDVASVHTIVIVGIVLLPFVAIPTTVATLGIARRYVKGDDTFPLFKVFWKYLKRDYVKSMLLGILNATVLFAFYLAFRYYSGLSSLLENVFYVLVVVTPFFFLYVYCYLVDQELPLKNYLTNTMFLLVIHPMNSIFMILDAVVAAYIMWLVFPPLLLFILPGLTALIVTYFFQKSMSVEIQKKHLEK; encoded by the coding sequence ATGAACTGGTTTAGGTACAGTGACGATTTGATGAAGGGACTCTATAACATCCTAAAACTGACAGGTATTTGGTGGCTATTTAATGTGCTGTATGCTTTTTTAGGATTGAATCTTTTGGTAGCGCCGGATGTAGCAAGCGTACACACGATAGTCATTGTGGGTATTGTTTTATTACCGTTTGTTGCGATTCCGACAACGGTGGCTACCTTGGGGATTGCAAGAAGATATGTGAAGGGTGACGACACTTTTCCACTTTTTAAAGTGTTTTGGAAGTATTTAAAAAGAGACTATGTAAAAAGTATGCTCTTGGGCATTCTCAATGCAACCGTTTTGTTTGCTTTTTACCTAGCGTTTAGGTACTATTCAGGGCTGTCTTCGCTATTGGAAAATGTCTTTTACGTGCTAGTCGTCGTGACACCATTTTTCTTTTTATACGTTTATTGCTACCTTGTCGATCAGGAGTTACCTTTGAAGAATTACCTGACAAATACCATGTTTCTATTGGTTATCCATCCCATGAATTCAATTTTTATGATCTTAGATGCGGTGGTCGCAGCCTATATTATGTGGTTGGTATTTCCGCCCTTACTACTCTTTATTTTACCGGGATTGACTGCACTGATTGTTACCTATTTTTTCCAAAAGAGTATGAGTGTTGAAATTCAAAAAAAACATTTAGAAAAATGA
- a CDS encoding substrate-binding domain-containing protein, with protein MNVTIKDIARIANVSTATVSRVLNDAGGYNQETKKKIMDVANELGYRRNENARSLVQNSSNIIGVIMPNVATIFYGDIVNGIENVAHEKGYSVIISHAGVNGDRLVESVKLMAERKVDGLVIVTVELSKEQIDLVNSLRIPFVLLSTDTPEKDVPYIKVNDYDAAYSATQYLIDNGHKRIGLAGVYPKDRVAGIPRIEGYKKALEDNGIPYDSNLVKFGDFSYYSGKEAMESYLREKVELSAVFGVSDDVALGIISVAYDHGLIVPDDLSVIGYDNTRVAEMSIPPLTSISQPFWEMGDEGCRIVIEAIQSKKKIPSKIIPYQLVVRKSVKNLLI; from the coding sequence ATGAATGTAACGATAAAAGATATTGCACGCATAGCGAATGTTTCGACGGCAACAGTTTCAAGAGTTCTTAATGATGCTGGGGGCTATAACCAAGAAACCAAAAAGAAAATAATGGACGTAGCCAACGAACTAGGTTATCGAAGAAATGAAAATGCACGGAGCCTTGTTCAAAACTCCAGTAATATCATTGGGGTGATCATGCCAAATGTTGCCACTATTTTCTATGGAGATATTGTAAATGGAATAGAGAATGTTGCCCATGAAAAAGGTTATAGTGTGATTATTTCACATGCAGGTGTAAATGGAGATAGGCTAGTAGAATCTGTTAAATTAATGGCAGAAAGAAAAGTTGATGGATTAGTGATTGTAACAGTTGAATTAAGTAAGGAACAAATTGACCTAGTAAATTCACTGCGGATTCCTTTTGTATTATTATCTACTGATACTCCAGAAAAAGATGTACCCTATATTAAAGTAAATGATTATGATGCTGCGTATTCAGCAACGCAATACTTAATTGATAATGGTCATAAAAGAATAGGGTTAGCAGGCGTGTATCCTAAGGATAGGGTAGCTGGTATTCCTAGAATAGAAGGCTATAAGAAGGCATTAGAAGACAATGGAATCCCCTATGATTCAAACCTAGTAAAATTCGGTGATTTTAGTTACTACTCCGGTAAAGAAGCAATGGAATCGTATCTACGTGAAAAAGTAGAGCTATCCGCTGTTTTTGGAGTTAGTGATGATGTGGCATTAGGGATCATTTCCGTAGCCTATGATCATGGGCTAATCGTGCCTGATGATTTATCAGTGATTGGTTATGATAATACGAGAGTCGCTGAAATGTCTATCCCACCATTAACTTCGATTAGCCAACCCTTCTGGGAGATGGGTGATGAAGGTTGTAGGATAGTGATAGAAGCGATTCAAAGTAAGAAAAAAATTCCTTCTAAAATTATTCCTTACCAATTAGTAGTGAGGAAATCCGTAAAAAATTTATTAATATAG
- a CDS encoding ThuA domain-containing protein encodes MLKVTVWNENRHEQNNPVVSEIYPTGIHGTIAQFLQAEGIETTTATLDEPEHGLTDEVLATTDVLVWWGHLAHEEVNDEIVKKVQQRVLEGMGLIVLHSGHFSKIFKTLMGTSCDLKWREADEKERLWVVSPGHRITEGISEYIELEKEEMYGEHFDIPQPDELIFTSWFEGGEVFRSGVTYTRGNGKVFYFRPGHETYPTYHNEQIQRVIINAVKWAQPVKRERPVYGNAKPLEEIKGGQQ; translated from the coding sequence ATGTTAAAAGTTACTGTATGGAATGAAAATCGTCATGAGCAAAATAATCCCGTGGTCAGTGAGATCTATCCTACTGGTATCCATGGGACCATTGCGCAATTTCTTCAGGCAGAAGGCATCGAAACAACTACGGCCACTCTTGATGAGCCTGAGCATGGCCTAACAGATGAAGTGCTAGCAACAACGGATGTACTCGTTTGGTGGGGACATCTTGCACATGAAGAAGTAAACGATGAGATTGTTAAAAAGGTACAACAGCGAGTGCTAGAGGGCATGGGACTAATTGTCCTTCACTCAGGACATTTTTCGAAAATCTTTAAAACCTTAATGGGTACCAGCTGTGATTTAAAATGGCGGGAAGCGGATGAAAAAGAACGGCTGTGGGTCGTCAGTCCAGGCCATCGGATTACCGAAGGAATCTCTGAATATATTGAATTAGAAAAAGAAGAAATGTATGGAGAACATTTTGATATCCCACAACCGGATGAGCTTATTTTTACAAGTTGGTTTGAAGGTGGAGAAGTGTTCCGAAGCGGGGTAACCTACACGCGTGGAAATGGAAAAGTATTTTACTTCCGACCAGGTCATGAAACCTATCCGACCTATCATAATGAACAAATTCAGCGTGTGATTATCAATGCGGTAAAATGGGCACAGCCTGTCAAGCGAGAGCGTCCGGTCTATGGGAATGCAAAACCTCTAGAAGAAATCAAAGGAGGACAACAATAA
- a CDS encoding carbohydrate ABC transporter permease, which produces MSMRSKTFGSRFADVCIWAILLLLTALCILPLLNMVSISFSDRVAAQANEVGLLPVNFNVSAYQVLLGDAQFWRSFMISVERVVLGTSLNLLLTVLLAYPLSKNKREFNARNIYMNLLIFAMLFSGGMIPAFLVVKELGLIDTIWALVLPGAVPIFNVILLMNFFKSIPASLEEAAIMDGATKLKVLFKVYLPISLPALATISLFSIVGHWNDYFSGLLYMNSVSNYPLQTYIQQLNIDATKITDVSQLKALASLSNQTLNAAKIVVSTIPVLLIYPFLQKYFTTGLVIGSVKE; this is translated from the coding sequence ATGTCAATGCGATCAAAAACGTTCGGAAGTCGGTTTGCCGATGTATGTATATGGGCCATATTATTGCTGTTGACGGCACTATGTATATTACCATTACTAAATATGGTGTCTATCTCTTTTAGCGACAGAGTTGCGGCACAAGCGAATGAGGTTGGGCTGCTGCCAGTTAATTTTAATGTAAGTGCTTATCAAGTGTTGTTAGGAGATGCACAGTTTTGGCGTTCATTTATGATTTCTGTGGAAAGAGTGGTTTTAGGAACATCGTTGAACCTGTTGTTAACAGTTTTGCTGGCCTATCCACTTTCTAAAAATAAACGAGAATTTAATGCACGAAATATTTATATGAATTTATTGATTTTTGCTATGCTCTTTTCTGGCGGGATGATTCCAGCATTCTTAGTCGTAAAGGAATTAGGTCTGATCGATACCATTTGGGCGCTTGTTTTACCAGGAGCGGTGCCAATCTTTAACGTTATCTTGTTAATGAACTTTTTCAAGAGTATTCCAGCTTCACTGGAAGAGGCCGCTATTATGGATGGTGCGACAAAATTAAAAGTATTGTTTAAGGTTTACTTGCCTATTTCACTGCCTGCCTTGGCAACCATTTCACTTTTTTCTATAGTCGGGCATTGGAATGATTACTTTAGTGGATTGCTTTATATGAATAGTGTTTCTAACTATCCGCTACAAACCTATATTCAACAATTGAATATTGATGCAACTAAGATTACCGATGTATCACAATTAAAGGCTCTAGCTTCACTTTCAAACCAAACGCTGAATGCTGCTAAGATTGTGGTCTCAACTATTCCAGTCCTATTAATTTATCCGTTTTTACAAAAGTATTTTACGACTGGGTTAGTTATTGGTTCTGTAAAAGAATAG